In the Populus trichocarpa isolate Nisqually-1 chromosome 1, P.trichocarpa_v4.1, whole genome shotgun sequence genome, CGCTGACGAAGTGGGGTTGGAGTTTCCTCTGAACCACTGCATTTCTTGCCTGAAGCCACCGAACCCTGATCGATTGATTTCCTTAATTTTTCTGGCTTTTTATCCTTCAGCCGGGGCCATTGGAGAACCCTTTTCAATTGCTGAGCTGCATAATTGAAAGAATCTCTTCTCTTATGAAGTGCTGAGCCCTGGTTGTCATTGGTTTGGTCAGGGTGACTCAACTCAGATGAGGATGGACTCACTCCTGCTGTGGCTGGATCAGCGTAGGCATCAGAGGCAATTTCAATGCCCGTgtacaaaaatatttcattgtcaGAGATTCTAAATGAAGATCCTGGACTGCCTCCATTGCCTTGCATCTTTAAGCGAGAAGCAATGGCTCTTCTTGTAGTATAATCCTGACAACCAAATATTCCGCCTGCTGAAATGAGTTGCCTCATTAGTATATCTGATGATGCAGAATGTGGCCGTTGCCTAAGGAGATCAAGTGGGGTCATGCCATCTGCATCACGAACATTGACATTTATAGATCTTGCAGACATCAGGAGCTTTGTTAGATCAGAGTGAACATTCCCAATAATGGCCATGTGAAGAGTAGTCCTTCCCTCATTGTTTTTAGCATTTATGATATCTTCCATTTTGAAAACTTTACCACTCATCAACTGCTTCATCAGCTCAATCTGCCTATCCAATCTTCTAAAAGCAGGATTCTGGAAGCCAGACACTGCCATGTGGAGAAAAGTTTCTCCAGCAATGTTTATTGAAGAGGTCAATAAGGGGGATGCAACAATCAAAGCTTCAACAACTGATGATTGGCCCCTGTAAGCAGCAATGTGCAATGCTGTGTTCCCCAGATTGTCTGTGGAGTTCATGATTTCAAAGGATGCTATAAGATCTTTAACTACCTGCATAAAGAGCAGAAATGCTTATAAGCTTAAAAGATCCAGTAGTTGCCAAATTGGGATGTTGGAGTTTACTCATTCACAAAAGAACACATCATGATCTCAtcattgataatattttcaCAAGATAATTTCAGGGGATAATAATGGCATTATGCATAATGTTTCAAAACCAAGAGCGATGATCTAACTGTTTATCATCACCCATGATGAGCATTTAATATGGGAATTTACTCACTGTGAGGTTTAAATGAGTTGCTTGGTTTGATGTATGAACTAAACTCTATGATGCGTATCCTGGATCATCGTGTTACAAGATTTATGGGCATACATGCAAAAAATCTATAGTACAAACAATTATCCATTTAACTTCAGATAACTAATTTGGAACCACACATATTCAATTGAACACTTGTCAAAATATTCATCACATGATGGTTATATTACAGTCTCACTGGGAGATCAAAAACTGAGGTATGTTGTACTCCTTTCATGCCTCTTCTTGGGACACTAAGCATggataaagggaaaaaaaaaaaccttacttctcaatcaacaataaaattaacaggAAATGTACATTAATGATAGACAGGATCTAGATGAGCCCTTCAATATCACCTGTTTTTTGTTCGCCATTTTGAATACTAAATACTACTTAAAAATTCAACAGAAAGTCcactagaaagaaaagaaacttcaCACAGAGTATAAATTTGATGTCAACTGCAATACAAGGTTATGAATTGTGTGGAGCCTCTAATTTCACTTCATaggaagagaaaaacaacaGATCAGCTTGCTATTAACAATGTAAGATTGTAATCAGAATTAGTTCAATAAATGGCATAACAAATCTCAACTTGAACACGTTAGTTAGAGCCTCACCTCAACCTGCCCTCTGGCGGCGGCAGCATGTAAGATCGTTGCGCCCTGCTTATCTCTGTAGGCCAGAACATCAGTGCAATTACTTAGGAGCTCCTTCAAAATGGTCAAACTCCCTCCTCTAGCAGCGGCATGAACAGCCCTGTTCATCATCTCCCACTTGTAAAGAGACGGAATTTCTCCTATGTGCTCCTCAAATTCTCCTTTAGCTGTCAAAAACCTTGGAGAGATAGCAAAATCATAAATAAGCCTAAAAACCTCAGAGTTCTTACTCCTGGCAGCAGCATAGAGTGTATCAGTAACTCCATACTCTCCCTCACCAAAAACAAGTAAAGGGTTCCTTTCAAGAAGTTCTTGAACAAAACTTAAGTCTCCAGCCGAGGCAGCTGTGTACATAAGCCATCCACCATAGCCAGCTTGGATGAGAGAGTTCTTCCCCTTCTTGGATTCACACTCGTGGAAAAGTTTTCTTGCAACTTGAGAGCGACATTTAGCAACATCATCAAACTGTTCCTCATCATCCCACACAGACTCAAGGCGGCGAATCCGCCTGAGAGACGTAAGGTTGATGAGGTGATTGTTATCAATTCGAAGGAGCTCTCTTACCAAGTCATAGTGACCATTAGCAGCTGCCCAATCAATGGGAGAGGCAAACCACCACTGGTCTCCTGTACTCTCCCATCGAAGAGGAAAATATGTAGGAGGCATATTGACAATTAGAGAACCACAATCAAGTCACGAATGCAAGGTTGATAAGATTATTGTGGAAAGACAAAAAATTTATGCAAGTTGATCAGTGTCCTTATGAAACAGAATTCAAGGCAGCTTAAAATGGCAACAAGCTGTCTTGTCAGCTAAACATCTATCACACTGTGAGCAACTGAGGAGAGTAGTAAAGCAGGAAAAGTACTTCAAAGGCAGAAAGGAAAATCCCAGCTCAAGACTGGAAGCACAGGACAGAATCTGCTGAACTAAAGGCAACAGAACAAGATCAACAAGTAATTTTATGAACTAACAAGACTTGAGAGGGCTAAAACTTACGAAACAAGAAGGGAATAAccacatgcaaaaaaaaaaaagataaagacaaaaaaaagcagCTAAAAAGCCTAACCAGGGACTAAGAAGATCTGTTTAACAATAACTCAAGCAGTTGAACCACCTGCATCAAAACTCATTACAAGTCTGACAAAGACAAGGAACCAGAACAAGAAAAGAGCCACATGGAAAGAAAATAGAGGGCACCTATCACAATAGTTACTAACCAGCTAAGATTATACGAGAAGGGAAACAGAAATCATTCCCCACACAAAGAGAACCCAGAAAAGGTAACATGCAAGTCTAGATATAAAAGGTAGCATATAAAGCATTAAAGCCAAGAACCAAGCTGTTTTCAGAAGACAACAAGACGGAGATTATATGTGTTTTCAACAGAACTTGCAACTTTTTATGGTGGTAAACAGGAAAAGATTTAGACCCAAAAGAGTATTataatgatgatggtgatgtaTGGGCACACAGAGAGATGTTTTTGCAGCTTTTTCTTTGGGCTTTGGAGTGATGGTAATGGTGGTACCAAACTTAATCAATGGAATGAAACTTTTACAGTACACAGATAGAAGTGggtgtaataataatattattattaataataataaagctaaGCTAAGCTAAGCTAAATCTTATCTTTTTCACATCATGTACATATATCCTGGCAAATGAATTTGTTTACACTTCATCATTTAGGatttaaatctttaatttcttgtaaataCACAGGTCAACATGAATGATTCAAGAAATACATAGATTTCAAGattaatgattaatttaaaattagattagaaaatatttaactttaatcatttaaaaaaccaatatgAGAGAATatgctaaaagaaaaaataaatcttaaactaTTAATATCAAAAGAGGCTTATAATTTACTTATTGTTATGGTCTTTGGAATGTTGATTACGCTACCAAGACAAAGCTGGAGAAAGTGGTGGTTCTCGCATGTTGAAATTGtaggataataatttaaaatatttttttgtttaaaaatatatttaaataaattttttttaatttttaaaaaaaaattttaataacagtacataaaaataatatgaaaacataaaaagatatttattttaaacaaaacaaaatttaaaatccgAGGGAATATGGATTGCATTGCGTTTCCAAAcacactttaaattttaaagtgttttttgcttggaaatgtatcaaaataataattttttaattttaaaaaaattattattgacatcaacatattaaaataatctaaaaatatttttaaaaaaacaaaataataatttaaaaaaatatatataaattcaatcaTATTTCCAAACACTATCTAGTCATTATGTTGAtgtgtttttagaaaaatattacttACCCCATTTAACAACATTAGTCTCCAGAATTTGAGTAATCAGCGCTCAATAATTCATGCAAAATCTTATTAGTTTACTAGTTATGAAATGGTCGGCTGCTTTTGCAACCGACTCTTTGATCTGCCTACCATATGTGCTCCCAGATAATTATTGTTGAccgacttttttttaattgaatcagcggtgataaatttttagaaaataaagttattaattgaatgatctaaatttttttaaaaaaaaaaagttaattgatTTTACCAATCACACAGGTTTTTTACTAGATTAATTTcacctcttattttttatgaaatttgacCCCCACAAGGTCTGGATTCCGTAACAATGGTggcataacaaaaaaacctatGTGCTACAAGGCCAAGAAGGACCAAGTATTTGTGGACCAACtaatctaattaatttcaatttaattgttttgttgaGCTTATGTTACTGCTAAAAGATTTCAGTTAAAAacccacatttttttttaataaaaaacacaatcaatTTCGAAGGAGAGACTTACTATActaatttagtaatttcaatTGAACTTATATAGCCAGACCACTTTAGGAGGTCGTCTGATTGATTGATGAATCCGTGCTCCAATTGCTTTTATAGCACTAGATAGGTTGTTAATGCTATGCAAAGGATCCTACccctttttttcaataataataaaaaaattaaggtgttgTGAACATATTTTATagctataaataaatcataattattgtttctaaatcaagttttacttttaaaaagttcctaataattttaataagattatattaaaaaaacattaaaaaaaacataattcttgTGTGCTGTTGCGAGCAATTTTTTGTACGTTCCATCAAACTCGATTCTATTAGTAATTTTTAAACCTTTCTAGCTTGATTCTTGAATTCTTATCTAGcttgaattttgaattaaacCATTAAAGAAATCTACTTGATTTAAGCGAGTTGACTTGATGAATTTAAAAGCAAcatgaaaaatttataaaaaacatgtctTGACCTCCTTATAGTTTAATaagttcatttaaaaaaaaacatattcatttaattatataacaacaaaaataaaatatcgaagtgaaataatcaaacaagctaaaaaaatcttgtgtttttaattattgattttgatacttgtcttttaatcttgtttttttattaataaattaggaGAAATTGCCATGAAAAATGACCTAATCaaagagataaaaaatcaataactaaaagaaaaaagaactatTGAAGTCCATCATTTGCACTGTGCAAAACCTTTATCCATTTTAATCTTTTACTTAATTAGTTTctccatgtattttattttttttctttgcaaaaagatctaagatttaaataatattactgATATTAAACTCAGTTTTGCCGGTAAATCGATTTAAAACCCAGCTTACGCATCCCcgtccaaagaaaaaaaccacttGATGAAACAGTGCACGATGAACAGTCGATAAAATCATTACAGGCTTGAAGAAAATAGTACAACTGAAATGATGCTTCTTGGAGACAATATACAGTTTATTTCCAAAAGGAATCCATGTGAGAGGATCAAGCCTTCTAGGTACAAGTTATGATTTTGATCCCCTAATCGATCTCTGGCCCCCCTGATTGATCTCCGGTCTCccttaattatttctttatcttCCCTCTAGCGCACCGTCTTCTCCATGGTCGGTCAGCCAGAGTCTCATAGCTCATGTTTCCACTCCACCATGGCACCATCCTCTAGCTACTACGACAGCCATGCGAGCAGAGAGCCTTGCTGGGGACCAAAATTTGCTGAATAAATTGTCCAGTTGGGAATTTAGGCTTGATGATTTAACTCCCAGCTAAATCTTGTTGGGGTTTGGGCTGCGCATGCAAGGATTTCGTTTGAGATTTGGTGAGCTGTAATGGCAAGGTTCCATGAAAGTTCCAAGTCCAACTACTTGATCACTCATCAGCTCTAAAAGCGAAGATGGCCATGTGAGAGAGGCAGCTTTAACTTTTTGGGGTGCCATAATTCAAAGGCCTGTACAGAGGGTGGGTTGCCATCTTTATTTAACCACAATAATGCATGTTCTGTCAAGTATCAGTTCCCTGCTCgtatcattttctttcttccccgaccttttctttttcatctgcTCTTACTTCCACTGGTCTATTTCTTGCGTTGTCTACGATACAATGGGAGTGCCGAACCCCTCGTCTTCACATGGCATAAAGCAAGGCATGACAATCTCCATTGCATCACAAGCCAGCCTGGTCCCCCGTCCATAGCCGTGCTAGATATTTGTATCTGTGGTTTTTAACGtactttttatttgtaaatattttaaaattatttatttttattttttaaaaatttaattttaatatagtccatcaaaatataaaaaaaaaatcaaaaaatcaagattttttaaaattccagGCAAAACACCCcctccttaatttttaaaaatatttttccttgaaaatatattaaaataattttttatttttaataacagcacatcaaaaccataTGCACATCCACAATTTcgaacacaaaaataaaaggacaaggGCCAACGACATACCTGGGCCACTAGATTATAAAGATAAAAGGATTATTGTGATCATAATTACCTGTTCCAATATCACACTTTTCTCTACATTATGCAAAAGGAAAAGTTcggtaaataataaaaatctcaagactGTCGTACACCAATTCATTATCAAAGAAGGGCCACCAAGTTATGATTCAAGAGAAAAGGGATATGCATGCACCACTCGGCGTATAAGTTAATAGAAAAAGGATATAATCACCTCTGCTAAGTTGGGTAGGGAGGCAACAAGAGGTGGCTTCCACCTATCAAGTTCAATGGCAACGTTTGGGCCCAACTGTATAAATCAATGAACTTGAATTGCATGAGTTGAAGCAAACCCTACTCCTGTTTTTCATGTCGATGCAGAAACAAACAGATGGGAACCCAACAACCGATGAAAGCTACTGCTTCCCTCTGAAAGGGTGGCTCCGTATGTTAGGCCAAAACATCTGTCCGACTACAAACTATCTCAGCAAGAGGTTTTTGAAAGTGTTTCGCAATCTGAACATCAAACTTGATCGCAATTTAAACATACCATATGCCTAATGGGTCCTGCTCTGCAAAACTACAAAAGCACACACATGCCACGAATTGAATGAGATGATACATATGAAAACGAAAAAACTCATAATGCATGTCCATGGCTCAGCTGAATTGCGAGGCATCCTGCCATGATACTGCATAATTTACCACCACCCCACATTGTAATTAACCAAAACACGGTATATGGCAATCACTTCATAAAGTGAAACAGTTAAAAGTCGAGGTTGCAATTCTCTGACCAAGCAATGAGGCACTGCTGTCTggtgaaaagaataaaaagccAATATACAGTAGTCTCATTGTAATTTCTTTCCGTTTATTCAGGAAGAAACCTCATTATAGCAatcaagtaaaagaaaaaacatggtaGAGGTTGTAACAGTGGCAAGTCAACAATCAAAATCCTTTATCCATTAAATATGATGGATTATGCTCTTTTAAACAGCTAAAAATGTCCCAATGAAAAGATAGAGAGTATAAAAGATAAAGTACTGGGGCAGGTACTACATACACATGTTAAAACATTTATGCATCCCGCGAGTtccatttcatcattttgcacatGCAACTCAATCACATCAAGGAATCCAAGAAGAGAAGGATGGATCGTACTTGACAAAGAGACAATATATCTTGCGGATTTATTTCTATCAGTTCTTGGCCTTAGAAAAGTTATTTTCCTTGATTCTTGCCCGGTTGTCCAGCTTGACAAAGCGTTTGAGATCTTCGAATGGGAGAGTTTCAATATTCTTCCTTCTCAGTTCACTCAATGCTGGACGTTTATCAAGCAATCGCCATAGCCAATCAGGGTATTCAGAATCGTCCAAGACCTTGGGATCTGTTCCATCCTTGAGAATATTGGCACCAACTGTAGTTGTAGACTTGACTTCTTTACCCAGCGATGATGCTTTTGGAGCATCAGCTGCTGCTCCCCCTTTGCCACCTTTCTTTTTTGCCCCAGCAGAAAATGTTCGTCGATCCACGATCCCCACTGCCTCCTTAGTAATCACGATACCTCTCAAAGATTTAATGCAGTTCATTGCCATAACTTTAACCCTGCAACACCAACTTTCACAAACACAATGAGAAAAACATCCAAACAAATAAGATCTCATTCACATTCATATATAAGTACACACTTTCACAAAACCACAACTTAGCATATCTCTAACTTCTACTCAATGTGGTATTGCTTTACTTAAAAGATGCCAACTTAAATTCATGATGAAGTCCCAGTACAAACCCCATTCCCACGTTCTCACAGGAGCTCAGGGGACATTCtaagcagataaaaaaaatcaaattacaaagaacaaaaaacaggGATTCtctaaaaatagttatttcCCTTTATCAAATACAATCTATAATTGCCTCAATTACATTTTTCTACAACTGCATACATTCAGAGTGGCTGCAAAGAAGGGAGACGCAATATTCAAACTGCAGCTATGGAATTACAAAGAAGGGGTTGCTCCTAATTTTTCTTTCGACGTAATATTCAAACTGCAGCTATGGAATTACAAAGAAGGGGTTGCTCagtatttttctttcctttttcttttatcacACGACACAAGAACTGCAAACCCTCCTAAAGTCTTAGCCAGGATGCTGCttggatgaaaacaaaaaccccTATTTTAgtttccaaatgaaaaaaaaaaaaaaaaaccttattttccATTTCTACTACTATAGAAATCTCAAGTAAATCTCTAGCAAGCATCCAAATTCATTTAGAAAGCTGAGAAGCACAAGATCATGATAACTAAGCACTAAGTAACTCAGCAGTAAAGTAGAATGGTACCTGGTAGTGCCAGTAAAGGAGATCAAAATCTTCTGACAGAGTTGCCGTTGATGCCGAGAGGGTGACTGAGGGAAGAGAATAAGCCCTAACCAGCTCTTGATGCTTGATGGCGTTTAAACTGGGCTCACTAACTTACAAAGCCCACCTTGAGTCTTCTAATCAGAGGCTTTTAGCCCAACATTTCCATTGGAAAAGAATGGGCCTCAACTTTTTACTAGAATGTTTTGCTAACTGAGACTATGCATATCTACCACTGGTTTTTATACTTTATccctcaaataaaataaaataaaataaaatatattcaaaaatagACACGCTTACGCCTCGTGTGTGTTGTTAAAATTGAACTGAGTTATCATAAGTTTTATGAATACAAAGTATTATTACACTACTAAACTCGCACCAGTAAACTCAGGGGAAGTTCGTATAAAACTTAAACAATAACCGTGTCTATTAAATAGCCTTGCATACATAAAAAGATAACAACCCATAATTATACAACCTCTAGAATCGTGGTAAATAACtagataaaaaatagaaaaatcaacatGTCCATCACAAATAGGAGGGTTATTAACACATCCAGGAATAAATCCTAAAATAAATGAATCCTAACTACTAGAATCTTGACAACTTCAACATCCTCCcttgaaatgaatatcattgattttaagtttattcCAGGGTATTCGTAAACACCCATTAAATCTCGCAACTTCAGAAACACTTCAAGCTTTAACGGCTTTGTTATGATGTCTACCATCTGCTCTTGAGTAAAACAATGCAACAGCTCCACTATCCCATCTTTGATGAGATCtcgaagaaaataaaattgtatatcTATGTGCTTGTTATGACCATGCATTACCGGATTCTTTGAAAGCTTAATGGTTAAGACATTATCACAAAAAATCACTATCGGACCAGTTTATCTCAAacctaaactttttaaaattgttcttAATTACACCACTTAATATGCACTTGAAGCTACAGAAATAAACTCTATTTTAGTAGTGGAAAGAGTAACCACTGGTTACTTCTTCATGGGCCATGAAACTACTCCTGAATTCATCATAAAGACATAACCTAAGGTACTTTTCTTGTCATCTTGATCACCAGCATAGTCATTGTTCGTGTAGTCAATAAGTTCTTCATCTCCTCCCTTCTTGTAGAATACCTTGAAACCAATAGTGTCTTTCACGTACCTTAAAATTCTTTTAGCTGCCAATAAATGAGACTCAGTAGGATGCTCCATGTACTTACTAATTAGACTTACAATAAACATAAGATCATGACGTGTGGCTATTAAGAACATGAGACTCCCAACCATTTGTTTATAAAGGGTGTTGTCAACTCTCACTCATTCTTCATCACAAGTAAGTTTAAATCCAAGAACCACAGGATTATACACCGAGTTGCATTGATCCATGTTAAACCTTTCTAACACTTTTTGTGCATATTTTTGTTGACTAATAAATATGTCATTTATTGTCTGCACCACTTCAATTCCAAggaaatacctttttttttttagatcaatcaTATCAAACTCAATCATCATAGACATTTTAAATTGCTTGAACAATAACTCATCATTCCTAGTGAATATaagatcatcaacataaagGCATACAAGTAAAATTTTACCTTCATTGGTTGTGTTGATGAACAATGTATGCTCGTAAAGACATTTATCGAAACCCTCATTGATGAAATACGATTCTATTGACTGTACCATGCCTGTGAAGCCTGCTTGATTCCATTTAATGCCTTTTTAAGATGATATACCTTGGATTTGCTCCCCTTCTGTTCATAACCAGGTGGTTGTTCAACAAAAACTTCCTCATTAATCTCTTTATGCAGAAAAACTGATTTGACATCAAGTTGGTAGATCTTCCAACTCTTGTATATAGCAAGGGAAATAACCACTTTGAGCTATTGGTGTAAACATTTCAGAAAAATCCACTCCATATTATTTTGACTATATCTCTTGGCAATAAGCCAAGCCTTGTACTTGTCTGCCTCCcccttttcatttagttttgttttcaaaaccCACTTTACTCCAATAATTTCCCCCATGATGGCAGATCACTCAATTCTCATATATCATTCTTCTCAATTGCTTTTATTTCTTGATCCATTTCTTGTTCCACTTCTTACTCTTTACAACATCATTATAAGTAGTGGGATCACCATTAGTAAACAAGGCTAGGTGAGCCAAATTCATGtcttttttatgagaaatacCTTCACCAGTTTCATAATCTTTTATCCAAATTGGTGGTCTTTGAGTTTATCCCTCTTTAATTGCACTGCCTTCATTCGTGATATCTCCTGTTTCTAATGAATCACTATCATTATACTCATTGTTTTCCATATCTTTATTAGCTTCAGATCCTTTAGCTAAAATAGCATGTTCATGACTGTCATCCCAATTCCAATGTTGATCTTCCTCAAAAACCACATCTTGacttacaataattttttgtgaaATGGGATCAAACAATCTATAAGTTTTTGATTCTTGACCTACCCCAACAATATACATTTAAGGCTTTTATCatcaagtttcatttttttgctATCAGGTACATATACATGAGATAGacaaccaaagactctaaaGTGATTAATTGATGGTTTGCGCTCACTCCAAGCTTCTTCAAGTGTCATGTTTTTCATAACAAGAGTTGGATTTCGATCAAACACATACATTGTCCACTTCACTGCTTCTAGCTAGAAAGTCTTTGGAATTTGCTTCTTTGATTACATGCACCGAACCATATTCATGATAGTGCGATTCTTTCTTTTAGCAACATCATTTTGTTGGGGAGTGTAGACAGCCGTCATCTATATGTGAATGTCATTTTTACtgcaaaaaattatgaattcatGTGATGTGAACTCACCTCCTCAATCTGTCCTCAAGCCTCTTATAAATGCTCATGTTTTCTCCTTCACTCTAGCTTTATACATTTTGAACATAGCAAAGGCTTCTGATTTCTCCACTGGAAAATAAACCCAAGTTCTTTTATtgtaatcatcaataaaaatgatGAGATATCTCTTCTTACTATTTAAGATTGGACTTATTGGACCACATATATCAGAATATATCAATTGTAGTATCTTGGAAGCTCTCCACACACTTTCCCTTGGAAACAAATCACGATGATGCTTTCTCACAAGGCAGTATTTATATACTTTCTGAGGAGCTTTGAACTTTGGTAGCCTTTTAACCATATTCTTTTGTTGTAGCACTGTCAGTCCATTCCAACTTAAATGCCCATATCGACAATGCCAACGATTTGCTTAATATATGGTTGTCATGGAGAGACAATTTTGTTCCTTTAGTGGGCAACAAGTAACCAAGGCAAACATCCTATTATATGTTATCTCAGTTTCAAGAATTAGACATTTTCCAGGATGAAAAACTTACATTTTTCATGTTGCATGAGCATTGCGAGTACCCTTTCTTGTAGTTGAACAATActcaacaaattattttttaactcagGTACAAAGAAAACTCATATAATTATATGCACGATCCTATGCACCTCTATTCCCACCTTGCCTTTACCTTATACATTATGACTGAAGTCATTTCCCAACTTCATTGACTATTGGAAATTGCCATCCATTTTGATAAATACTTCCCTTCTGCTACACATATGATTGCTATATCCAGAATCAAGAAACCAAATATACTTAATCTCATATTCCTTAACATCTACCTATGCCATTAACaacatttcttcttttatttatgcaaAGTTAGCCTTAGAGTCGCTGGTTTTCTTATGAAATTCCTATTGAAAATGTCCTAGCTCATTACAGTTGTAACATTTTAGGATAGATTTGTTGAACCCAAATCTAccccttcctcttcctcttccatgATAGGAGCTATGACCACCACCTCGTCCTTCTTGTTGAACTCTAAAAGTTATTTGGAGAGCTTGTTCTTCCACAACATATCGACTTATTCTTTGTTCATGCA is a window encoding:
- the LOC7467693 gene encoding uncharacterized protein LOC7467693; the encoded protein is MPPTYFPLRWESTGDQWWFASPIDWAAANGHYDLVRELLRIDNNHLINLTSLRRIRRLESVWDDEEQFDDVAKCRSQVARKLFHECESKKGKNSLIQAGYGGWLMYTAASAGDLSFVQELLERNPLLVFGEGEYGVTDTLYAAARSKNSEVFRLIYDFAISPRFLTAKGEFEEHIGEIPSLYKWEMMNRAVHAAARGGSLTILKELLSNCTDVLAYRDKQGATILHAAAARGQVEVVKDLIASFEIMNSTDNLGNTALHIAAYRGQSSVVEALIVASPLLTSSINIAGETFLHMAVSGFQNPAFRRLDRQIELMKQLMSGKVFKMEDIINAKNNEGRTTLHMAIIGNVHSDLTKLLMSARSINVNVRDADGMTPLDLLRQRPHSASSDILMRQLISAGGIFGCQDYTTRRAIASRLKMQGNGGSPGSSFRISDNEIFLYTGIEIASDAYADPATAGVSPSSSELSHPDQTNDNQGSALHKRRDSFNYAAQQLKRVLQWPRLKDKKPEKLRKSIDQGSVASGKKCSGSEETPTPLRQRFSNASSIPNNKRTLSVRSNQSSPTAKKKLASGMMHGVMQGLPQITIPGRSRSSSFSKSSISSPSSLDKQKGVFIESDVAGPSTSNRLFDDGTPNVKEKEGSTSKKLRSQYFCFGAASLSVKTPVSRHRSQGSNPSVLSVA
- the LOC7456209 gene encoding 54S ribosomal protein L37, mitochondrial, with product MAMNCIKSLRGIVITKEAVGIVDRRTFSAGAKKKGGKGGAAADAPKASSLGKEVKSTTTVGANILKDGTDPKVLDDSEYPDWLWRLLDKRPALSELRRKNIETLPFEDLKRFVKLDNRARIKENNFSKAKN